The following nucleotide sequence is from Salinispirillum sp. LH 10-3-1.
GCGCGCAATAGCGATGGCTTCTTGCGCGCCAGTGGCGAACATAAAGTCAAACGGGGCCTGGCGTAACTGACGATGCAATGCCGCCAGTACTCGCCGGTTGTCGTCCACAAACAGAACGCGTTGCATGGAATTTTGCCTTACTGGGTGATCTTCTGTGGGATGAGCGTCAGCAAATGCGTGGGAACTTCATTGGTCGACGTAGTGTGGGTGCGCATGGCAAAGCAGGGCATGGTGCCAATAACACAGTGCACGCCGTCGCCAAGGGGGAGATCCAGTAAACCTTCCGGCAATATTGTACGTGCCTTCATGCCAGCGATGGCGTGGCCATCGGATATCCACTCCGCAGCCAAAGCGTTGGACTCCACAATTCGGCCATCTTCACCAATGTGCAAAATGCCAACAGGCAAAGCATCCAGTATCGATTGAGTGGCAATCAAGGTGCGTGAATTCGCATGCAAAGCGCGGTTCTTCTGATCGATGCGCTCCATCAAGGCTTGATTCACATCTTTCAGCTCTTGGGCAAGATCCTGATGGCGAGTTTGTAAGGTATAAAGCTCTAAACCTTGATGGATGGTGGCAAGCAGATGATCGTCGTCCCAAGGCTTAAACAGTATCTTATACACATGGGCTTCATTGACCGCGGTGACCGCAGCCTCCGCTTCGTGGTAGCCGGAAAGAATGATGCGCGTGACCAGCGGATGGCGCGAGCGTGCCACGCGCAGTAAATCGTTCCCGGACAGGCCAGGCATGCGCTGGTCAGACAATATGACGCCAATGTTTTCTTGTTCAAGCAGGCTCAACGCGGTGGCGCCTTCGCTGGCGCTGAAGGACGCGAAAGGCTGGGAGTGCAGCAGTCGCATGATGGCTCGAAGTGTTGCAGGGTCATCATCTACCACTAGTACACCGGGATTCTTCATCGGCTACCTCTCTGTGTGGTCTACACTTCAGTATAGACAATATGTGAAGGCTGCAAGCCATGGCAGAACAATTCTTCCTGATGCCGAGCTCGCCCCTGGCCTTATGGGGGCTATTGTTGGTGGCCGCCGGGCTCGGCGCAGCGTGCTACGATCTGGTACGTCGTTGGTGGTGGGCGCCACGAGAACGGGCGCGCATCGATGCCGAGCGGCAAGTATTGGGTGGCACCTTGATGGATCTGCGTGAGCGTATGCAGCATCAAGAACATATGGCGTCGGTCGGAAAAATAGCCAGTGGGGTAGCGCACGAGATCAACAACCCGGCAGGCTATATCATGTCGAACTTAAAGACGCTGAAGCGCTATATGACGCTTTTGCTAGCGCGCGAAGCCGGCCCCTTGTCAGAAGCGGAGCGCCAAGAGCTTTTGTTCGTGCAGTCGGATCTACCTACCTTAATGGACGACTGCTTAGACGGTGTGCAGCGGATTAGCGGTATTGTGCGCAGTCTGCGCAGTTACACCCGAGCGGCAGAGTCGACAGAACAGATTCCCCATACATGGGATGACCTCGTACGTAATGCGGTCCGGTTAACGCACGCTGAAATTCATCATCTGTGTCGACTCGAACAACAACTGCACGCTACTCATTCTGTCCGTGCAAACGAGCGGGAAATCACCCAGGTATTGGCCAACTTGATCCTGAATGCACGGGATGCCATGGCGCTATCCGGTCAGGGGTCGCTCATTACCTTGCGCACTCAGGATGTTGATGGCGGTGCTGAACTGCTGGTGGAGGACGATGGGCCGGGTGTGCCTCCACACCTGGTCGAACGTATTTTTGAGCCTTTCTTTACCACCAAAGCGAGCAATAAAGGCACTGGCCTTGGACTTAGCATTTGCCGCGACATCATTGAAGCCAACCACGGCGGGCAATTGCGCTACGAGGCCGCCAGCAACGGCGGCGCTCGTTTTATCATTTACTTGCCTAAGGCAGGGGCTAAGACAGCATCAGAACAATAACGTCATCAATTTGCGCTGATACTTAGCCACCAAGGCTTTGTCGTGGCAGGCTTGGAACAAGGCCTGTATGTCTTGGCGGCCCTGATTGTTGTTCCAGCCAATATCACCGCGCAACACCTCCAATAACAGTTCGAACGCGCGCTCGTAACCGCCGTGTGCAGCTAAGGCCATGGCAAGCGCATGTGCGCTGGCTGGGCTTGGGTCATTGGCGTAGCTGGCTTCCAGTAAATCCACATCGCCATACGCGGCCGCTTTGTGTTGCAGTGCG
It contains:
- a CDS encoding response regulator; protein product: MKNPGVLVVDDDPATLRAIMRLLHSQPFASFSASEGATALSLLEQENIGVILSDQRMPGLSGNDLLRVARSRHPLVTRIILSGYHEAEAAVTAVNEAHVYKILFKPWDDDHLLATIHQGLELYTLQTRHQDLAQELKDVNQALMERIDQKNRALHANSRTLIATQSILDALPVGILHIGEDGRIVESNALAAEWISDGHAIAGMKARTILPEGLLDLPLGDGVHCVIGTMPCFAMRTHTTSTNEVPTHLLTLIPQKITQ
- a CDS encoding ATP-binding protein, whose translation is MAEQFFLMPSSPLALWGLLLVAAGLGAACYDLVRRWWWAPRERARIDAERQVLGGTLMDLRERMQHQEHMASVGKIASGVAHEINNPAGYIMSNLKTLKRYMTLLLAREAGPLSEAERQELLFVQSDLPTLMDDCLDGVQRISGIVRSLRSYTRAAESTEQIPHTWDDLVRNAVRLTHAEIHHLCRLEQQLHATHSVRANEREITQVLANLILNARDAMALSGQGSLITLRTQDVDGGAELLVEDDGPGVPPHLVERIFEPFFTTKASNKGTGLGLSICRDIIEANHGGQLRYEAASNGGARFIIYLPKAGAKTASEQ